Part of the Impatiens glandulifera chromosome 8, dImpGla2.1, whole genome shotgun sequence genome is shown below.
TCGAGGCTTTGTCATCAATGACAATGTATGTTCGTCTAACACACCCGTAACATCGAGATGGTAGAAGAGTTGGTATTTCCTTATGGCTTCTTCTACGGCATCATCTAGAACTTCAAATCCCTCATCCGTTGTGGAGGGGTTGTGCATGAGATAGCCATACTTGACAAGGTATTGTTTGATTTGACCGAGCCCCTTTACTTTGTCACCTTTCTTAGAGCCTAAGAAATCGCTCACAAACTTGGAAGAAAATGCTTCGACAACTAGAAAGGAGAACAAGGTCAAGAATATGTataaagaaattagaatatgagCTTTGGTGGCCATCTTCATGTTTTCTATTTGATGTTACTTTACATTTTCTACAATTTATACACAAAATCTTTTAGAAAcaatgaatattaattattttatcttcattttctcattttaatatattctttagattaaaatgaatgaaaataataaatgaaggAAAAGTTCATACAAATTATAAGGCTAGCTTATTAACATTTTGACTTTTATAACACTTATTATAAGAttgattaacaaattttaaaattggtcaaggcatatttttattgtatgCATGTTTAAGGTTTGgctacatattaaaaaaaaatccaatgaagacaaaagtaaataaatatatagatttatttctaatttcgattaaaaaaatctgtttTTTAGATggtcattttatattaattattggtctataaaaaatgagaaaagaaaaaaataattaatgcaCAAATAAAACCAACAAAAAGGTTGAAATAGCATAGCCTATAAGAGAGCTTTAAAACAGACAcattataattagtaaaaaagaAAAGTCACGCCTTAAGTCTTGCTAATTtctgtaaaaaaataaaaatcttattttagtgaaaatagtaaaaattaaaaaatgaattctatatttttctaataagcctaaatttattttcaaacatgtTAAGTAGCAAATACAAGCTTTCTTAGAAACCAAGAATATAAAAGTGCATCATTAAAGTAAGTTTAAGAACATTCCTAAATAAGacattgaaaagaaaatatttaaaagtaaaataaataaaatatttaaaagaagacttaaaataaaaaaaaaaatatttatatatgagaTAGAGTACtctgatttaattaaaattttaataatataaaattagttatatgaaatcacaatttatattttgaatatttagttgaTCGATCTCgttactttatttattaaagtttatttttgttatggGAAAATAATCCATTTTCCATAAATTCCCTTAGTTGATCAATagattatattcataataattttggaatttagttgttaaataagtaatttttatttttttttatttaaaaatttgtattataagAAGCATGATTTTGCAATAactataacttaattatttaaagaaaactaCAATATTAATAGTTACATGcaaatttattgaaattcttaattaaaatacatgCTCGGTCAATTCTTGTAGCTTTtgtttaattctatttttattaagattGAACTTGTTTGAGATATGTAAGAATTTAATAGACTTATTATTACTATAatgtgaaattgtttttttcttaaatgatGATATAAATGAGAACTATAATGTGAAATTGGGAATGCATgcatcatataaatatataattgccGCACTAGCTAAAACATTAACATTAACCGCtacaaattcaaattccaaTAACAATAACCGAACTTAAAAATGGTACAAGGCCTTGATTCCCGCAATGTCGTCAACATTCAAGTTGTGTTTGACTTCACCATATCCAATATATGGCCACATGACGGCTTCTTTAACGGTGCTATGTCCGAGTCCAAGAGAATGCCCTAACTCATGTACCGCGACACTCTCTATGTCAACTCCCGTAGGATGTGCCCCAATCACCCAGTTCTCGTCTGCATCGAAATGGACCCCGCCATCAGGTGGCATCCCTGCGTGAGCTAAAATCCCTCCGGGACCATCAAAAGGGCCACTATCCCCATGCGATCGTTTATAGAAAGCAATTTTCAAGTCGGATTGTGTAAAGTCATTGATATTGGTAAAATTGAATTTAGTGACTAACGCCCATCTCCTAATTGCCCAATAAATAGGTTTATAAGCGTCCCCTCGAGTTCCTGGCTTGATGGCCCAAGATAGGTTGAGCTTTGGCCACTTTGTACCGGTCACGTAGTATGAACCCTTTAATTGGTCTAGAACCATTTTCATCCCATGCTTGACCATAGTACCATTGACCAAATCAGGGCAACCGCATCGAGGCTTCGACATCAATGACAATGTCTTCTCGTCCAACTCACCCGAAACATCGAGATTGTAGAAGAGCTGAAATTTCTTGACAGCTTCTTCCATGGGATGGTCTAGAACTTCGGATTCGTCGACATTAATGGAAGGGTTGAGATAACCGTACTTGATAAGGAATTGTTTGATTTGACCTAGCCCCTTTACTTCGTCACCTTTCTTAGAACCTAAGAAATCGTTCACAAACTTAGAAGATAAATTCAAAGAAAATGTTTGAACAATTAAAAACGAGTACAAGAATATGTATAACAAAGAAATAGTATTGGCTTTAGCTGCCATCTTCATGTTTGTTATTTGATGTTGGTattttgatttctcattttctacATTTTATACACAAATTTTTTTTGATTGTCTTAACTATGCTATagattttgttaatataatatagaCCATATATGGCAACTCTTTTAGATTTAGTAAATATAAGACTAATATAAATTCccaaaatataagattaatatGATCGTGAGTGAAGGTtgttaaaattaacattttaagtatattattagttttggataatttttattacttcaatcttaatgaatttgatattATGCAATACTATCTAAAATTAGTTAAAAGTTATatgtaaaacaaaattatataaattaaatcaataaattcGATTCATTTTgtctaaaaaaacatttaagcGATCGACTAATCTAAAGTTAAGCATTATtagtattatataaaatatgtctATATTAAATTCATGAATTATATGACTAACATGTTAACATACTTATTTGCCTTcataatataaagtataatttataataaattataaactaaattgTTATTTACAAATCAAATGACATTAAAAAGTAGGTGCATTATATGGATTAATCCGAAATCCGATCCAAATCCGAAATACCAATTCGAATTTGTTATTTCGGATGtatttcggattggattgaCTTTGGTTTGgattgaattcaaatttgattaactacggattggattggattaaGATTAtccaaatatctaaataaaatatatttttcttaattttacttatttcaccgtaacatattattattttttagtttattttgacatttagacaattattttttttccaactactgtaataatttttatatatttttttattttcttcattaagTATTGGatagacaaaatattataatatattattaaaaaactaattatagtTCTTTTtgagtgatttaaaaaaaaaattaacataataaaaaggtaaaataaaataaaaattctattaaacaattaaataaaaaaaaatattaaattagattatcCAAACCATACCCCACCCAAATTCAAATCCAATCCTTATTAATCAATATTACggattgaattaatataatttagatttaCCCATTTGTTAATCCTATTAGAAAGTGATTTTAGAGATATGggaactaataatatattaatttgtatctttttattatatatttttatgtaatcttttttagtatatattttttaaatattagttaagaattattaaaatttaaatgtaattCAAGGCATATTTTACAAAAGTATAAAAGTGAAATTTAATGTTACATTCTCCCAATAAAACAGTTaatgcaaaaaataaataaatatagggattcaattttttttatgtaattagaAGTTTgccttttttttataagtataataTATTGACTATTTTAAACTTAGAAAGACAAGATTTTTATAGCAAGTATAAATGTGGAATTTAATGTTACATTTACCAAAAAAACAcaatttattgtaaaaaaaaaatacatataaggATTCctatctaattttatttgatctaggattataatttttttatagaattatttgaaatattacaTTTCATAtcaagaagaataagaagaagaggTGAGTTTTTAggaattatttaagttaaatttgtaaaagactaatttgtgtttaaaatttaaattttataaattaatatagatGATAGGAATCTTAATCGTTTTATTAagtaatttgatagttaaaaaaatgaatgtattaattttttttatgaaaaatcttAAGACAACGTATCAAACAAAACCTAAAGTGTATTTTTCTTGTAGATTGTTCTATTGTTTTGATTTccttttattttctgttttaaatgctttatacaatttttttaaagttaagaaaaaatattaaatgatttaaaacatttttcgtaataaaaataattttttaaatttctgtTAAGGCCAGTTTGAACTAGATACTTCATTTTCTCACAGTTCTTTGTCCTATAACTTGAGTTTcataattctttaaaaataatgaaatcatAGACGATTCTTACATAAAACTTAGAATAATTGTAGGATTTTGTCATCTTTGCACTGTCAAATAACATATATGTCTTCACAAAAAAATTTCTAGCATTTTCTTACAATAGAGAACATAGAAGCATGATTAGGAATATATTGTGAATGGTCCTTAGACTTGAGCTCTAGAAATAAATTTTCACTTCATAAGTATACCTAAGACTTGGATAATCATTTAAACAAAGCCTAAAATTGTCATGTTTTTATAAGAGGCCAGCGATTTCGGAGTAGAGATCTGAGACTCTTTCTCACATTAAATCAAGCATTAAACCTATGTTatgaaaatatttctttttcctAATTTCTCAAAAAAGTAAATTAGGTTAACTCTCGTAAATCAGAGTCAATCTATATTCGACTACCTTAGGAATGAGCTCGATTTGAGTTTATCTCTGGGTCAGTCAAAGTATTTGAcgtttttagaaataaattcgaatttagTCTACTATTTTGGTTCCTCGTTCCACGCCCGATTTGAGAGGATTGTGAGTTAGGGAGCTAATTGCGATTCGAGTAGATTTCTCGACATGTCGAATTTAGACACGTACACATATAAAAGTTGTGATGATTACCTTATGAACTGAGAATAT
Proteins encoded:
- the LOC124912828 gene encoding metalloendoproteinase 5-MMP-like, whose product is MAMAMAMAMAMAMAMAMAMAMAMAMAMAMAMAMAMAMTMTMSVLICFYINQDKSMTFYGSVDEDTKTNIFNILGIKEGPLPVRYLDNCKSPIAGSKKGDEVKGLGQIKQFLIKYGYLNPSINVDESEVLDHPMEEAVKKFQLFYNLDVSGELDEKTLSLMSKPRCGCPDLVNGTMVKHGMKMVLDQLKGSYYVTGTKWPKLNLSWAIKPGTRGDAYKPIYWAIRRWALVTKFNFTNINDFTQSDLKIAFYKRSHGDSGPFDGPGGILAHAGMPPDGGVHFDADENWVIGAHPTGVDIESVAVHELGHSLGLGHSTVKEAVMWPYIGYGEVKHNLNVDDIAGIKALYHF